In Effusibacillus pohliae DSM 22757, the following proteins share a genomic window:
- a CDS encoding sigma factor-like helix-turn-helix DNA-binding protein, which translates to MIQLIQKQNILIMHYREGKSQREIARMTGVDRKTVGKYIKQYEQQRKELEQSGNLENPN; encoded by the coding sequence ATGATCCAATTGATTCAAAAGCAAAACATCCTCATTATGCATTACCGGGAGGGGAAGTCTCAGAGAGAGATTGCGAGAATGACTGGCGTTGACCGGAAAACGGTCGGAAAATACATCAAACAATACGAGCAGCAACGAAAGGAGTTGGAACAAAGCGGAAATTTAGAGAATCCGAAC